Proteins from a genomic interval of Oncorhynchus clarkii lewisi isolate Uvic-CL-2024 chromosome 13, UVic_Ocla_1.0, whole genome shotgun sequence:
- the LOC139364468 gene encoding zinc finger protein ZFP2-like, producing the protein MLTSPTMSSLSYSPPDKEEVCWTEKETLVKEEDEEEAVTIQKQVEGEAVTVKEEEKDVSVKEEEDAFRVKEEEDDTVKEEKEKDSVFGVKEEGEMTVTLEEEEEVGDLFNTRDRTDYHGSSEEPQQPHDADKAEKSLSTSEHLKKHEQRSTGNKSHCCSDCGKRFTSSAGIKIHQRIHTGEKPFTCTQCGKSFTTSGHLTLHQRTHTGEKPYSCGQCGKSFSSSSSLTQHQRIHTGEKPYSCGQCGKSFGQSGDLTVHQRIHTGQKPYSCDQCAKSFVGSGLLTLHQRTHTGEKPYSCNQCEKSFNTSGHLVVHQRTHTGEKPYSCDQCGKSFTQLSNLISHQRTHTGDKSYSCDQCGKSFTQPSNLTRHQRTHTGEKPYNCDQCGKFFFTSSHLKIHQRTHTGEKPYSCDQCGKSFVTSGQLTLHQRTHTGEKPYSCDQCGKSFTTSSNLTIHQRTHTGVKGYSCDQR; encoded by the exons atgctaacatccccgaccatgagttcactaagctactctcctcctgataaagaagaggtctgctggacggagaaagaaaccCTCGTCAaagaggaggacgaagaggaggctgttacaatacaaaaacaagtagagggtgaggctgttaccgtgaaagaagaagagaaagacgtttcagtgaaagaagaggaagacgcgttcagagtgaaagaggaagaggatgatacagtaaaagaagagaaagagaaggattccgtttttggagtgaaagaggagggggagatgactgtcacattggaggaagaagaggaggttgGAGATCTGTTTAACACCA gagataGAACTGACTACCATGGGTCCTCTGaggagcctcaacaacctcatgatgctgacaaggcagagaagagtctctccacatcagaacacctcaagaaacacgagcagagATCCACAGGGAATAaatctcactgctgctctgactgtgggaagagattcacctcctcagcaggcattaaaattcatcagagaatccacacaggagagaaaccttttacctgtactcaatgtgggaagagttttacaaCATCTGGCcatctgactctacaccagagaacacacacaggagagaaaccttatagctgtggtcaatgtgggaagagtttttccTCATCTAGCAGTCTCActcaacaccagagaatacacacaggagagaaaccttatagctgtgggcaatgtgggaagagttttggtcaatctggcgatctgacagtgcaccagagaatacatacaggacagaaaccttatagctgtgatcaatgtgccAAGAGTTTTGTTGGATCTGGTCTGCTGAcattacaccagagaacacacacaggagagaaaccttatagctgtaatcaatgtgagAAGAGTTTTAATACATCTGGCCATCTTGTTGTACACCAAAGaacacacacgggagagaaaccttacagctgtgatcaatgtgggaagagttttactcagctaagcaacctgatatcacaccagagaacacacacgggagataaatcttatagctgtgatcaatgtgggaagagttttactcagccaAGCAACCTGACacgacaccagagaacacacacgggagagaaaccgtataactgtgatcaatgtgggaagtttttttttacatctagCCATCTGaagatacaccagagaacacacacaggagagaaaccgtatagctgtgatcaatgtgggaagagttttgttactTCTGGCCAGCTGActttacaccagagaacacacacaggagagaaaccttatagctgtgatcaatgtgggaagagttttactacatctagcaatctgactatacaccagagaacacacacaggagttaAAGGTTATAGCTGTGACCAGAGATAA